A window of Halichoerus grypus chromosome 15, mHalGry1.hap1.1, whole genome shotgun sequence genomic DNA:
gtggctcagtcattaagcgtctgccttcggctcaggtcatgatcccagggtcctgggatctagccccatatcaggttccctgctcggcgggaagcctgcttctccctttccctttgcccctgtgttccctctctcgctgtctctctctctgtcaaataaataaataaaatttaaaaaaaaaaaaaaaaaagaaagatttgatttttttaagcaatctctacacacCCAACGTGgcgctcaaacccacaacccgagatcgagtcacacactccaccgactgagccagtcaggtgccccatcTTCTGAAACTCTTATTAGACATATATTTAACTCCACTGTATCTGcaatgtctctctcttttttttttatttatttatttgtcagagagagagaggcaggcagagcagggagcctgatgcggggctcgatcccaggaccccgagatcatgactgagctgaaggcagacgcttaaccaactgagccaccctatCATCCCTCTGCAATGTCTCTTAACCACCCTCCcatatttctatctttttgtctctctgtggTGGATTCTAGATGATTTATTCTGAATAAATTCTTTCTTCAGCTTTGATTTGGCTTATTATCTGTCTCTCCAGTAGAATGTAAACTACATTACAGCAGCGTCCTTGTCTGTTTGGCTCACTGCCACGTCCTCAACACCCAGAACAGGGCCCGGCACTTAGGGGGCactccagtaaatatttgtttgatgaatgaatgccACCAGATAACTACATCTTATCTTGACCTTACAGGGAACTTCACAGAGCTGTACTCTAGAGAGCCTATCCCCCATCGGATCTACAGTTCTCCATAATCAAGGTTGTTAGGGCAAAGCAAATCACGGAGTCAAGATAATAAAATCATCCTGTTTGGGCCTGACTCTGATGAGTTTCCGTGAGAGACTGAGGAAAACTAATTCAAGCAGTCAACACCCAGGAAGCCACTGCACTATCATGAAATAGCCAAAAGGGTGGTGTGTGTGAATCAGAATTCAGCTTCCAAAAGGCAGCTCGGGGGCTACTGAGAGCTGAACAAACAAACTGATTGAAAGTCAAATGTATGGAAACTATGtgataggggagcctgggtggcgcagttggttaagcgaccgactcttggtttcagttcaggtcctgatctcggggtcttgagatcgagccccgcgtcaggctccccgctcagtgcggagtctgcttaagtttctctctccccctccctctgccagacCCCCTCCcgacactctttctctctctctaaaaaataaataaatctttaaaaaaaaacacaactatgtGGTAGATAGAATAATGCCCACCCCCCTAACTCCCGCTgatatgtccacatcctaatccctgaaacTTGTGAATATATGACCTGAATAGCAAAAAAGGACCTTGCAAATGTGAtgaagttaaggattttgagatggggagactcTCCTGAATTACCTGGGTGGGCCCAGTGCAATCACCAAGGTCCTTACGAGTGAAAGAAGGGGGCAGGAGGATCCgaatcagagaaggaagaggtgggAGCGATACACATGAGACTCAGCTGCCCACTGTTGGCCTTGCAGACAAGGAAAGGAGCCATGAACCAAGCAATGCAGGCaacttctagaagctggagaagtcagaaaacagattttcctCTGAAGCCTTcggaaggaatgcagccctgctaaCACCctgactttagcccagtgaaaccaATTTTGGGCTTCCGTCCTCTGCCACTATAAGATaattcatttgtattatttttcttaagatttatttatttgagagaaagcatgcgCACATGAgcgagcggggggagaggcagagggagagggagagagaaaagatctcaagcaggctccgtgctgagcgcagagcctgacccacGGCTCGATCtcctcgatcttacaaccctgagatcacgacctgagccgaaatcaagaatcggatgcttaaccgactgagccacccaggcgcccctagtttgtattatattttaagccaccaagtttgtggtaatttgttacagcaaaaATAGGAAAGTGATACAGATCACCAAGATAAGTAACCTTCAAAGTCCTATTTGTGATCCAACAGTGTGCCAGAAATCCTTTGGTCTAGGcaagcaactttttaaaatgaagactagAATAGAAAATCGCAGAATGAATCCCACCTAGAAAAAATCAGTATTACCTGGTGAAACTTTTCTTtgagatgtatgtgtgtgtttatatccACATGTGTATGAACTGCCTCGGGAGGTCATGGTCACAAAAACCTGAAAGAACACTGACCTACAAAAGTCACATTGTTGCCAAGGTCAAGGCATTGGAAACCTATGTAGACTCCGCTGCATTACCAACATCCTCTTTTTGCCGATGAAGAAACTagggcccagagaggtaaagacTTGCCCTCGGTCACACAGCTCTGATCGGCGGGGCCAGGATTCTAATGCAGGCTTTGCTGACTCCAGGAGGTGAACCTTTCCCCTTTAACCACACCAGCCCCCTTTTGGGATGTGTGGGACAGTGCTAAGCAAGAAACACCCATATTCCCTCTAGAGCCTGAACATAACTCTCCGAGGATGCTTTCCATAAGCCCATTTTTCAGACGAGGAAGCTAAGGCTCAAAGCAGTTCCGATACCTGCCCCTAAGTGGGATCCACGGAGTCTGGTCTCAGAACCCACCTGCTTGTCCAGGGCTCTGGTCTGCTCCCGTAGCTCCTTGACCTCGGCCTGTACCTGGAGCCGGCACTTGAGCAGCTGGCCCATGTTCTCCAGCCTCTCACTGTCCCGCAGCCGCTTGACCTGGCTCTGGGCGACGCTGATCTGCACCTTAAGTTTATCTCGCAACCCCTCCAGGCGCTGGATCTCCTCACTgcccaggcagggagggggaaagCAAGCCAACAAGCGGCAGAGCTCAGAATCACTAAAGGCCAGACTCGGGGCCAGCCCTCCCCCCTTGGAGCCAGGAGCCGGACCCCCAGCCCCCCGaagagccccctccccagctccggGACCAAGTACTGGGCTCACAGTTGCTTGTTGATGCGCTGGTGGACTTCCTTGCTGTAAGCCCGCCTCTCCCCCTCCATCACTTTGCATTGCCGCTGTAGTCTGCTCAGCTCCCAATCCACTGAAGGCAGGACCAGCCAAGGGGCTCAGGAGGAACCCAGTaggccccagccccttcctctccagGACCTAGGAATTCTGGCTCCCTCAGGGTCCCACAAACCGCAGCTGAAGTGCACACGCAGTCCCCGCAGCCCTCCGGCTCTGTATCTTGGCTCCTATACCCCTTCCAATTCCTGTACCCCAAGCTGACCTCAGGATTTTTCCCATCACTCCTGCCCCAGGTTTGGGCACACACTTTCCCACTAGAGGGCGCTCCTGGCAGGCCTCCTGCTCCTCAGGGACCTGCCACATACGATCTGGAACTTGGGAAAGGTGAGGATAGGTGCCAAGAACTGGGAACAGCATTCCAACTCCCTCCCCTACTTCAGCCCCCATCACCCAGCAGTCCTCGGTCCCATCCTCCTTCCTCACTCTCAGCTCATCCTCTAGTCTCAGGCTTCCTTCTGTCCTGCCTGGACCAtcaccccagcctcctccccaacCTCTCGACCTTTCCTTACAGCCTCAGCGGGTCTTTCTACACCGGAGctgaccctgcccctcccctgctcacaggcCTCCCTTGGAGCTCCAGGGCCCCCAGGACAATGTCCCAGCTCCTCAGCCTGGTGTTCAAGGCCCCCAACGATCTGACCCTACCCACCTCTCGAGTCTGGTCCActagctccccgccccccacggcCCAGTGGCTCTCAACCAGAGATTCTGCCCCGCACAAAGagttggcaatgtctggaggcatttttgattgtcacgatgtggggatggggcaggggaaggTGCTCATGGCATGTAATGgctagaggtcagggatgctgctaagcatcctacaatgcccaggacagcccccatgACTAAGCATGATCTGACCCCAAGTGCCAACAGTGTGGAGGCTGAGAAACCCAATTCTAGCcacatgctgttctctctgctgaAACACTCGTCCCTGCCTGCTCCCACTGGGAATTCCTGGGAGGAGTTCCAAGCCCCTCTCAAACTACTCTTCCTGCAGGAAGTCTTCCCAGACTGCCCCACTCCCCAGACTTGGCCTATCTCTCTGCCCTGCTCCACCTCCATTCCCATGCATGTGCGTTCCTCGCTAGAGGGCTCTCCTGGAAGGTCTCCCTGTCCTCAGTGTGCTGCAGCACAGTACCCGGAACTTGGGGAACTGAGGAAAAGaatgagtgaaaaaagcaagactGAATTACCCATTCCTTCCAGGAAGGCCTCGCTTCCATCCTCCGAGCGGGTGCTCCCTGCAGAGTGTCCCAACGGCATCTTGGCCAAAGCGGGAGGGGCTCCTGTAGGGGTGACACAGGACCGCTTTAGACAGCAAGCAGGAGAGGGCCGGAAGGAAGGTGGGGATGAACCGCGAGGGACTAGGAATTGGAAGGTGACCCCAGAATCAGCTCTGGCCTCTCTTTGAGTCTCAAGTCCTCCAATGGGTTGGAGGCGGACACCTCTCAGGCCTCTCTCCACACCCCTCCTGACCTCCCACCTCTCATATTTTCTGTCTTGTGTTTCCACTCTGAGTCACGCGCGCGGGGACAGGCCCCCTAGGCTCTCAGTATTTCGGAGGCGTGGCTGTTTGTGGAGGGAGACACGGAGGAGGGGAAAACCCTGGCCGGCTGTGGGGAGCGAGGCCCGGTCCCTACCTGCTGGAGGTGACCTGTCCCAGGTCCTCCAAGCTCACTGTTGTGGCCTGGTTACTGGGGAGATAAAGGGCCAATGAGGCCTGAGGACAGCGGCCGGGGTGGGACCGAGGCCTCCAGCAGGCGCcgtgggaggggaggctggggaggaggggccgggGCAGCCCGAAGACCAGAGGAAACCTCGGCGGCTGGGTACAGACGGATTGGGGGGCCCGGAGCCCTGcgaggggcggggctgggagaGCTTGCGGGGGCGGAGCTGTGAGCCTTGcgaggggcggggtgggaggggcctgTGAGAAGAGGGACTGGGTGTGCCttggggggcggggctggcagGGCCACGAGGGGCGGGGCTTCAGCGCTTGAGAGGGCCGTGAGACCTGTAAGGAGCACGGTACCTCTGGAAGGAGGGGCTGCGGGGACTAGAGAGGGACCCGGCACCAGTATCCGTAAAGGGCGGGGCTGCGGCCCTTGCGGGCGGTGGGGCAATGGGGGGGGCTGTCGAGGGGAGGGGCACGGGTACCTGCAAACGCCGGAGCATCACGGACCTGCGAGGGGCGTGGATAGAAGGCCACTGGGCGGGCCTGGTGGGAGGGCGCTGGAAGGAGGTCTGGAAGGCGCTAACGGGGAGCGAGGGGCTGAGGGGCGGGCTGTATGTTTtcgggagggagaggcaggagctgAAAGACCCAATggagccagggctgggagagAAACGTCTGGAAGGCTTTGGAGCTAGGCCGAGGTCCTTCGGGACGAGGCCCGAGAGATGTGTGTCTTAAGTTAAGACCACGTTATTTTGAAGAGTCATTAGGAAGACCGTGCCGATGCCGCGAGTTGTGAGAGGGAGGAGAGCTCACCAACTCCGGTCCCCGCAGTGACTCACTGCGCATGCGCGGCCAACGGCCTCCTGCGAAGCCTCTTGCCTGCGGGGTCCGCGCACTGAGAGGCGGAAGTGGGCGGGGCCGCGAGCTCTTCATGCCGCCCCCGCCTGGCCACACCCCCTCGCTCCGCAGGGCGCGCCTCCTCGGCTGTAGGCTGCTGCCCACGTGGGCCTCCCCGGAGCGGGCGGGCAGTGGGCGCAGCTCCCTGCAGGCTGGGTGTGCCTGAAGCCTGCGGTTtcctgtgggaggaagcagcccGCGGGCGCTCAGCTCGGCTCTTAGCCTTGGAGGCCCAGGAGGGGGAGATCCCGTTACCGCCCTCGGGCTCCCTGATTCTCCCGCTTCCACAGGGTCCTAGCTTGAGGGACCTCctcccacgccccccccccccgctgcatTCCCAGGGTACCCAAATCTGGCGCTGATTCCACTAGGAAGTTGATTTAGAGTCCGAGCCTCCTGTTTGCTACTTCCCCTCGCTCACATTTCCATCTCCCTAGCCCCTGGTTTCCAGACTCCTTCCAGGGCCAGGTCTGGTCCCCTTTGCCTACACTCCCTGAAAAGCACATGACCCTCCAGCCTCTAATTTTTCCCTCAGTGACCCAGACTTTCTAACTTCCTTGGGGTTCTGAATTCAGACCCCCCAGTCTCTGTCCCCAGGACCCTAATTTTGTACTCCTAACTCTAGCCTTGGGGCCCAGTGGACCCAAGAattttccccttccccaaatCCTAGAGACCTTGAACTAGAGTCCCCCAATACTAAATCCATTCAGGGCCCCGGTGCTGGTATAACTAGCACATACTATGTACTGGACACTCtaagaactaccctatgatgtatttactattattatccttattttacagataaactgaggcatagagaggttattagtaacttgtccaaaatcacagCGAATGAGTACAGCagcttggatttgaatccagtcCAGGTGCCTCTGTAGACTGCTGCACTGGTACCCAATTTCTGGGTCTCCTGAGTACCTGCCTAGTCACCGAACTGCCTATCCCTCACCCCTTCAGGGAGCTGAGATGACCAACCACTCTCCTGCCCCCTAGCTCTGGCCCCATCAAGATAATCCCATCGTCCAGTTTCCTTCCCCTGCAAGAACCTAGGATTTCAGTCCTCCAACTCTCAATTCCATATCAGGACCCCAGACACCTGGTCCCCTGTCCCTCACTTTTTACCAGCACCCAAACCTTCCAAGAGACCCAGGTGTATAGTAATCACATTCCACTCTGATTCAATAACTCaacaataagtaataataataatagtaataataatagtgaacATTAAGTCCCTGGTACTGCACTTCTGtttaaaaccctccagtggcttctcaCTGCCtgtagaataaaatccaaactcctcccGTAGTCTTCAAGGGCCCTCTTTGATTTCCCTTCCTACCACTCCCTCCAGctattccagccacactggtcctTCTGTGTGCTCTCCAAACAACCTGAGCTTGTTCTTGCCTCCAGCCTCgcatttcctcttcctccagcaCTGAAATGACTCCTGtcctcaggtctcagctcagatgtcacctccccACAGAGCCCTTGTCTGATCACCTTGTTTAAAGTAGCTTCCTCCCACACATCTTTATCACCTCCACTCTATTTTATTTCCTGCAAAGCACTTAGCAATCCATCTGAAATTTATCAACTTCATTGGTAGGTTTTCTCTTTATGGTCTGCCTGCCTCTACCAGGAAAGTAAGCTCCATGATAACAGCAGGCgtctgttttctttattatgaCCTCCCGTTTcataatagatgttcaataaatgtttgatgaagaAAGGAATGAACGTGTGGCTGCGTTAGTGTAACGGTATtaccttattcatttttttaaagattttatttatttatatgacagagagagagagcacataagcagggggaacagcagtgggagagggagaagcaggctctccgctgagcagggagcccgatatggggctcgatcccaggaccctgggatcgtctttatttatttatttatttgagagcgagagatagagcagagcaggagggaggggcagagagagaagcagactctccactgagcagggagcccgatgcagggcttgatcccaggaccctgggatcatgacctgagccgaaggcagacgcttaaccggctgagccacccgggcgccccacctTATTCATTTAGAGTTAAGTATCTGAAATGGGACTACCACTATTAGTATATTGTCAGTATTATTAGTATTACTGTACCcatgtcacagatgaggaaaacgaGGCTCAGAGAGTTGAAATAATCAGTTGAGGCAGGAAATAATGGCACTGACATCAACTTCCGCCCCCTGCCCTCTTCCAGAATTTCACGTGTTCCCATTTTCCATCCCCTGACCCCCACCGTGGGGCCGTcttcgcccccccaccccagctctcaaCCCACTCCACGCAGCAGGAATCTGGCCTGCTCCCCCAGACCCCTGTTCCTCGAAGGATCCAGTTCTAAGCCCCATCAGGGAAAGCAGACATCCGGCCCCGGGACAAGACCCAGTCTGGAGGCCTGAGAATCGGGCCCTCCCTCTCCTCGATGCTTGCCCCACCCTGACTTCCTGGGCTTCAAGGACTTCTCATCTCAACGCTGGGAGGGAGCCCCAGAAGATGCCTGTCTGGGGGCAATGGGTGGGAGCCCAGAGAATGAGGAACCCAGTGCCTAGTCCCTCCCTCTGGCGCAGATCTCAGCTGGGTGCGGTGGGAGTGGGTATAAAAGGGTCAGTATATAttgagaggagcagagagaaaaaccaggagagagagaagagagagaaagaaggaggtaTAGGCAGTGAGgactggagagagagggaagaaaggagggagagagaaagagagagagttcccgattggaggggagaaggagggagagagccagagggGAGAgcgagggaggagggaggaaggcggTGAGAGAGGCGGGGGCCTCGAGAGGgtgaaaggagggaggagaagggcgGGGCGCGGAGGCCCCAGCAAGGGACGAGACTCCAACTCTGACTTTTTCTGCCGCTCTCGGTAAGTTTCCAGTCCGTTATTCGGACCGggatttctttatttacttgggaGTGCAGCAGTTTGGGAAGGACACCCCCAGGCCTGGAGAGACGCCCCCACTCTCAGACCCCATGGAAATCACTGTAATTTAAGAAGTGATCTCTTAGCACTTGGGGTGGAGATTCGGGAAGGGGTGGGGCCCGGCAAGGATTCGGGGTTCTTAGCAGAGCCCTCCACTGGTAAACTTCCTTTAGTTTTTCCCCATGGCTGTCCACTCCCtcctgaggaccctgagatcagggcttTGCCAGAGAACACCCCACATCTGGGGGACTACAGGCACCCCCTTTCTGGACACTGAAGGGTCCTGGGAGGCTGGGTCCTTCTTGTCAAGCCTCCCCCTGCCaaccccaacctcccacccccagcatggaTCTCGCCCATTTTTCCCACAAGATGTCCAGCAGGCACCAGTCTGGcaacagggtggggtggggacctCGTGGGCAGAGCCAGAGACTGGGGTTTCCCTGATTCTTGGAGGCAGGGGCATGGGATGAGTCACTGGATGACTCACTgggtccccctcctccccaccccaggagaggaggggggtgaATCAAGGATGCCCGTCTCTGGGGGAAGCCCCCAGCTTCTGATGACTCTGGAGGGGTATCAGCTTGAATTTTCATATCCTGGCCCATATGTGCCCAGGACCAGGACTTTGAGGAGACGGGAGGCCACACTGCTAGTCCTCCTCCTTCCTGGACCCAAGAGTCCATCCCTGGCTTGCTCCAACCCCTGGAGAATTCAGGAGTCCgggcccccagcctcctccccgctCAGACTCAGGAGTCACGGCCCCCGGCACTCCCCAGGATGTCTGGACTCAGCCCCCTTCTCCACCAGGATTGAAGCATCTCACCCACCCCTGTGCCAACCTCTTGAAACAACCACCtcctgacaccccccccccccagcccaggcttCCACCGCAGCCATGTCTCTCCTCCTGCTGGTGGTCTCTGCCCTTCACATCCTCATTCTCATCCTGCTTTTTGTGGCCACTTTGGACAAGGTAAGCCTACTCTGGCGGCAGCGGGGCATCTTGTCCTGTAGACTCCTGCCACGCCCCTCTTCTAAAGTCACTCGGGCCCCACCCCTTTTCCCTAGCATCTACCCTTCTGAGTTCTGCCTCCCTCTACCCTGCCCTTTCCCCTGACTGCTCCCACCCCTTCTTACTAAATCCGTGCCTTCCCCAGGTCAATGCCTTCCAGCACCTCACCCTTTTCCTCACCCTTCCCACAATCTCCCTGACGCCGCCCACTTTCCTTTCCTAACCctgcctttgtttctttctcgGTCCATCCCAGTCCTGGTGGACCCTCCCCGGGAAGGAGTCCCTGAATCTCTGGTATGACTGCACGTggaacaatgacaacaaaacGTGGGCCTGCAGTAACGTCAGCGAGAATGGTGAGGGGGATAGGGGACCAGTCTGCAAGGGGAGAGGTCACCCCAGGTCTCTTCACAGGACCAAGAACTAGGGAACCCCTCAAAGTTTGAGTGGGCAGGTCTGGGCCCCAATGCTGAGTGAGTGGGGCTGATTATGACCCTCTTATCTGGATGGTAGGGGGCAATATGCTCATGTTCTAGAGAGGATGGACTAAAAGCCCCCGTCCTTTATGATTCAGAAAGAGTGGAGGCCACATGCTATAGGTTTGAGGAATGCGGAGAAAGCTCCCAAGATTCTGAGAAGGTAGGATTATGTTTTCAAAGTTCTAAGGAGATGGGACTGGTGTTCGGAATGGATGTCCAGGACCAATTTGTCCAAGTTCCAAGGGGTTGAAGCAGGACCACATTAAGGTTCTAAAGGGGTGGGGCTAAATCCTTCCAAGGTCCTGAACAAGGCTGGGGGGTTACGGTGCTGTTTCATCTGAGTTATAAAGGATAAGAGCTGTATCCTTCTaaatttctaagtgaaagaaaatgaaagattaaatgcttttcccctaagagTAAAGCAAGAACTTCTGTTCTCACCACTTCCGTTCAGTGTTGTACTGGAGGAAGCGAATGCAacaggacaagaaaaagaaataaaaggtataaagagggcagaggaaaaagtaaaaatgtctcTATTCCCAGAGGACATGTTCATggagaaaatcctaaggaatcttgAAAATAGCTTCTAGAACTGATAAGGGAATTTAACAACGTTATAGGAATCAAGGTCAATGTAAGTGATACTCCTAAGCATCCAAAGTTGTATGGCTCTAAATGGGGTGGAGGCAGTGAACGATGAGCAAGCCGGTGGAGCTGGAACTCTGGACCTACTGTGACTTCCACCTCTATCTCCTCCTTATTGCAGGCTGGCTGAAGGCGGTTCAGGTCCTCATGGTGCTTTCCCTCATCCTCTGCTGCCTGTCCTTCATCCTGTTCATGTTCCAGCTCTACACCATGCGGCGAGGCGGGCTCTTCTATGCCACTGGCCTGTGCCAGCTTTGCACCAGTGAGCACGGGCCCCGGGGAattgaagggaagggagggggactGTCCGGGTGCTGGGGGCCCCGAGAATGGACATCTGgtcaaagaaaacaattattaacAGCCCAAGGACCACCTGAAGTGCCTCCATAGGCTACCCCTCTGCCTGGGGACTTACAGAGAGTTGTACTTTTCACTGATTCAGTGGTTTGTGGTGTGCGTCTCTGAGTCATGTCGAAGCTGACACTTAGAGCTTCAAGGAGCCGGGGCTGGGAACAGTGGTGTGAGTAAATAATTTAGATCCCAGGGAAGGGGGTGCGGAGATAGTTGGCTAAGTAATACTCCAGGAGAGAACTCTGAATCATAATAGTAGTGATTTTATAATAGCAGCCAGCTTCTGTTTCTGGTGGACCTACTGTGTATCAGACACCTCAGGGTGTTTATATACCTTAAAACTTTTTGACTTCAGGTGCAGAGAACTAAGTTATCATAGTCCTCAGTTTCTGGAATATTCTCTTCTTAGGTTCCTATAAAATCCTTCTcgttttaattcattattttcctGCTTGGCTCGCAGAAAGGCACTAAAAGATATTCCTTGAagggatgagtggatggatggatgaatggatggatggatagtatctcccattttatggatgagtaaa
This region includes:
- the EMP3 gene encoding epithelial membrane protein 3; protein product: MSLLLLVVSALHILILILLFVATLDKSWWTLPGKESLNLWYDCTWNNDNKTWACSNVSENGWLKAVQVLMVLSLILCCLSFILFMFQLYTMRRGGLFYATGLCQLCTSVAVFTGALIYAIHAEEILAERPPGGSFGYCFALAWVAFPLALASGVIYIHLRKRE